The following proteins are co-located in the Manduca sexta isolate Smith_Timp_Sample1 unplaced genomic scaffold, JHU_Msex_v1.0 HiC_scaffold_1814, whole genome shotgun sequence genome:
- the LOC115448173 gene encoding LOW QUALITY PROTEIN: RNA-splicing ligase RtcB homolog (The sequence of the model RefSeq protein was modified relative to this genomic sequence to represent the inferred CDS: inserted 4 bases in 3 codons), with amino-acid sequence MVVRQYNEELKYLEKINPYCWKIKMGFQPNMNVEGVFYVNNTLEXLMLDELRNACRPGMTGGFLPGVKQIANVAALPGIVGRSVGLPXVHSGYGFAIGNMAAFDMSXGFDINCGVRLLRTNLHEKDVQPIKEQLAQSLFDHIPVGVGSKGIIPMNARDMEEALEMGMDWSLREGYVWAEDKEHCEEYGRMLNADPSKVSLRAKKRGLPQLGTLGAGNHYAEIQVVDEIYDKYAAGKMGLERTGQVCVMIHSGSRGFGHQVATDALVQMEKAMKRDKIETNDRQLACARIHSVEGQDYLKAMAAAANFAWVNRSSMTFLTRQAFAKQFKMAPDDLDMHVIYDVSHNIAKVEEHIVDGKVKTLLVHRKGSTRAFPPHHPLIPVDYQLTGQPVLIGGTMGTCSYVLTGTHQGMTETFGSTCHGAGRALSRAKSRRNIDYMDVLSKLESMGISIRVASPKLVMEEAPESYKNVTDVVNTCHSAGISKKTVKLRPIAVIKG; translated from the exons ATGGTCGTAAGGCAGTATAACGAGGAGCTGAAATATTTGGAGAAGATCAACCCATATTGTTGGAAAATTAAAATGGGATTCCAACCTAATATGAATGTCGAAGGAGTATTTTATGTGAATAATACACTTG AACTAATGTTAGATGAACTGCGAAATGCGTGCAGGCCTGGCATGACCGGAGGGTTTCTTCCTGGCGTGAAACAGATCGCAAATGTTGCAGCCTTGCCGGGCATCGTTGGCCGGTCAGTGGGCTTAC ACGTTCATTCGGGCTATGGATTTGCTATAG GAAACATGGCTGCTTTTGACATGTC AGGATTTGATATTAATTGCGGTGTACGTCTACTAAGAACCAATTTGCATGAAAAAGATGTTCAACCAATAAAG gaaCAATTAGCGCAGAGTTTATTTGATCACATACCTGTTGGTGTGGGTTCTAAAGGTATAATTCCTATGAATGCACGTGACATGGAAGAAGCTTTAGAAATGGGCATGGATTGGTCTCTGCGTGAAGGCTACGTGTGGGCTGAGGATAAAGAGCATTGTGAAGAATATGGGAGGATGTTAAATGCTGACCCATCCAAAGTTAGTTTAAGAGCCAAAAAAAGAGGATTGCCACAGCTAGGTACGCTGGGAGCTGGCAACCATTATGCAGAAATACAAGTTGTTGATGAAATATATGACAAATATGCTGCAGGAAAAATGGGTTTAGAGAGGACTGGTCAAGTTTGTGTGATGATTCATTCTGGCAGTCGAGGGTTTGGTCATCAAGTTGCTACTGATGCTCTTGTACAAATGGAAAAAGCCATGAAAAGAGACAAAATTGAAACCAATGACAGACAACTGGCTTGTGCGCGAATTCATTCTGTTGAAGGTCAAGACTACTTGAAGGCTATGGCGGCGGCGGCTAACTTCGCATGGGTTAACCGTAGTTCCATGACCTTCTTGACTCGCCAAGCATTTGCCAAACAGTTTAAAATGGCTCCTGATGACTTGGACATGCATGTCATTTATGATGTCTCCCACAATATAGCCAAGGTTGAAGAGCACATTGTTGATGGAAAAGTAAAAACTTTGCTTGTGCACAGAAAG GGTTCTACAAGAGCATTCCCGCCGCACCACCCATTAATTCCCGTTGACTATCAGCTTACTGGACAACCTGTGCTGATTGGTGGTACTATGGGAACTTGCAGCTACGTGCTTACCGGCACACACCAAGGCATGACTGAGACCTTCGGAAGTACTTGCCATGGAgct ggccGAGCTTTATCGCGTGCGAAATCTAGAAGAAATATAGACTACATGGACGTGCTCTCGAAGTTGGAGTCCATGGGTATCTCTATTAGAGTTGCTTCACCTAAACTAGTGATGGAAGAAGCTCCAGAATCGTACAAAAACGTAACAGATGTTGTTAATACATGTCATTCTGCAGGAATAAGCAAGAAAACTGTTAAATTAAGGCCTATTGCCGTCATCAAAGGGTAA